The window CGTCACGTCGCCGCAGCAGGTGATGCTCGAGGTGAAGGTCGCCGAAGTGTCGAAGACGCTGATCAACCAGATGGGCACCGCATTCAACATCCAGGGCGGCTTCGGTTCGTGGAGCGGTGCGTTGGTCAGCAACCTGCTCGCGGGCGTTGCCAGCGCCGGGATCTTCAACAAGGCGAACAACAAGCCGTTCAGCGTCGCGGCCGACGCGCAGAACACCGACAACCTCGTCAAGATCCTCGCGGAGCCCAACCTCGTGACGATCAGCGGCCAGGAGGCGACGTTCCTTGCCGGCGGCAAGATCTTCATCCCGGTACCGCAGAGCAGCGGCACGGGCACGTCGTCGATCACGCTGCAGGAAGAGGAGTTCGGCGTCGCGCTGAAGTTCACGCCGACGGTGCTCGCGAACGGCCGGATCAGCCTGAAGGTCGCGCCGGAAGTGTCGGAGCTGTCGCAGACGGGCGTCACGCTCAGCGCGACGAACATCGGCGGCACGTCGATCCTGCCGCTGATCACGACCCGGCGTGCGTCGACGACGGTCCAGATGAGCGACGGCGAATCGTTCGCGATCGGCGGGCTGATCAAGGACAACGCGAGCGGCTCGCTCAAGGCGATCCCGGGCGTCGGCGAGGTGCCCGTGCTCGGCGCGCTGTTCCGCAGCACGTCGTTCCAGCAGGACCGCACCGAGCTGATCTTCCTGATCACGCCGCACCTGGTGAGGCCGCTGCAGACCGCCGACGTGCCGTTGCCGACCGACAGCTTCTCGAAGCCGAGCGAAATCGACGTGTACGCGACCGGCAACATGGAAGGCCGCAAGGGTGTCCGCAAGGCGACCATGCAACCGTCGAACGGCGCGGCACCGCAGACGCCGGCTTCGGCACCGGCTCCCGCGCCGCAATCGGCCGCGCCGGTCGCACCTGCCGCCGCACTGCCCGCACCGCGTGCGCCGCAGCCTGCCCAGGCGCCGGCGCCGGTGCCGGCCCAGCCGGAGAAGGCCGGCGCTGCAACGGCCGAGGCCGCGGGGGCGGTGAACGCCGAGCCGGCGCCTGCCGCGCGGCCGCAGCCACAAGCGCCCGCGCAACCGCAGGCCGATGCGGCCGGTGCGGCACGCATCGCGCGCATCGAAGCCACCGCCGCGCGCCTCGCGGCGGCCGGCTCCGCCACGCCGGCGAAACCTGCGTCGCGTGCGACGCCCAGCGTGCCGGCCGCCCATGCGCAGATCGCGCGGGCGAGCGCGGCACCCCAGTCCACCGATCGTTGAAGCTATCCAAGGGGAAGCTCATGAAATCCGCCTACCTCGTATTCGTGCGCCGCGCGGCGCTCGCCGTCCCGCTCGCGTTCGCACTCGCCGGCTGCATGTCGTCGAGCCCGGTGTGGGACAGCCGCTTCGGCGACTCGGTCCGCGCCGTCACGCAGGCCCAGATCATCGATCCGCATGCCGGGGAACACGCGGCAACGCACGCCGGGGTCGATGGCCGCGCCGCCGCGTCCGCGCTCGACAACTACGACAAGTCGTTCAAGCAGCCCGAGCCGAAAGCCAATGCATTCGTGATCGGCATCGGCAAGTCGGCGCAATAAAACAGGCACGCTCAGGGAGAACGCCATGTCCAGCGCAGCTCGTCATCCGAAGCTCACGCGTCACAG is drawn from Burkholderia ambifaria AMMD and contains these coding sequences:
- a CDS encoding type II and III secretion system protein family protein — encoded protein: MKINPQYSGTGPVRTRIARGAMMAAILCAGTLTVYSALAQEGAESAALMKGGASAPAAVAKGPMQMTISMAPAPATAAAASAAPMRGPNCVGAVRDATSVTVPLGKSLLVPMPEPVRNRTIGNPAVAQATMVSPQTLYILGLSVGTTNMIVQGRSGACRVIDVAVGADAGGLQSSLQQLMPGERDIHVSTAAGTIVLAGTVSNSQAAQQAVQIAHAYSDSAGEGAGGAGKGAGVLNMLAVTSPQQVMLEVKVAEVSKTLINQMGTAFNIQGGFGSWSGALVSNLLAGVASAGIFNKANNKPFSVAADAQNTDNLVKILAEPNLVTISGQEATFLAGGKIFIPVPQSSGTGTSSITLQEEEFGVALKFTPTVLANGRISLKVAPEVSELSQTGVTLSATNIGGTSILPLITTRRASTTVQMSDGESFAIGGLIKDNASGSLKAIPGVGEVPVLGALFRSTSFQQDRTELIFLITPHLVRPLQTADVPLPTDSFSKPSEIDVYATGNMEGRKGVRKATMQPSNGAAPQTPASAPAPAPQSAAPVAPAAALPAPRAPQPAQAPAPVPAQPEKAGAATAEAAGAVNAEPAPAARPQPQAPAQPQADAAGAARIARIEATAARLAAAGSATPAKPASRATPSVPAAHAQIARASAAPQSTDR